The Mycolicibacterium mucogenicum DSM 44124 genomic sequence CACCGAGTAGTCGGCGCGCGGCTTGTCGGACTGGCCGTGGCCGAGCAGGTCCGGAGCGATGACGGTGAATCGCTGGGCGAGGCGCGTCTGCACGGTTTCCCACGTGGTGGAGTTGTCGCCGATGCCGTGGATCAGCAGGATCGCCGGCCCGGAACCTGCTATCCGGAAGGCTCGCCGGTAGCCGTGGATGGTGCGGTACTCCAGCCGCGGCGTCACGTCACGCACCGAGTGCAGGTTGGGCTTCCCGTCGGACATCGTCCCAGCTCCTTCCCATCGTGTCGGCCAAGCCGACCGCGTGGTCAGTCGCCGACAGTGCCGTCGTCGCCGGCCTGGGGATCGGAGAACCCATCGCCGGACTGTTCGGCGAGGAACTGCTCGAACTGTGCGCCGAGCTCGTCGCCGCTGGGTAGTTCCTCGTCACGTGCCAGCAACGACCGATTTTCCTGAGCAGCGACGAACGAATCGTACTGTTGTTCCAGTGCACTGACCACTTGAGCGACTTCGGCGCTGGCCTCCACCTGCTCGCTGATCTTGGTGTACACCTCGGCGCCCGCCTCGGACAGCTCGTGCAGCGGAATCTGCAGCGACGCGATCCGGGAGACCTCACCCAGCAACGCCTCCGCGGCGGGCGGATACGCGGTCTGCGCCAGGTAGTGCGGCACGTGCACGGTGAAGCCCAGGGCTTCGTGGCCGTGCTGAATCAGCCTGTACTCCAACAGGTTCGACACACTGGCCGGAACCTGCACCTCGCCCACCCACGGCGTGTGATCGGCGATCAGTTCCTTGTTGCCGGCGTGTGCGGTCATGGTGACGGGGCGGGTGTGCGGGACCGCCATCGGGATGGCACCCAGCCCGATGACCTGCCGGACCCCGAGCCGCTCGGAGAGCAGCCGCACCGCGGTGATGAAACGTTCCCAGCGCAGGTCCGGCTCCATGCCGGCCAGCAGCAGGAACGGCGTCCCGGCGGTGTCGTGCAGCGCGTACAGGTTCAGCTCGGGATCGTCGTACTTGGTGAAGTGATCGGTCGTGAACGTCATCAGCGGCCGGCGCGACCGGTAATCGAGCAGTTCGTCGATGGCGAACGACGCGACCAGTTCGGTGTCCAGCGTGTTTTTCAGGTGCTCGGCGGCCAGGCGGATGGCGTGGCCGGCATCGGAGAAGCCTTCGAGGGCGTGCACCATCACCGGTCCGCGGCCGTCGGCGGCCGACAGCTGGGGCGCGGGGAACTCCAGCTCGTACATGCCGCTCTGCTCGGGCTGATACTGCTGGCCCGGGCTGTCGTCGGGCCGCTGGCCGCTCGCGTCGGGCGCGTTCCCGTCGTGCTCGCTCACCTTCACACTCCTTGCCGTCCTGCGTGCCACACCTCGCCGGATGTGTCTCTTACAAGTGTCGCGCATTCTTGTGTTGTTCCCGGTGTCGGGCCGCAGTACGCATGGTGCACCAGGTGCTGCTCGTGCAGTTGGTATCGGGCAAGATCGGACAGATGCTGGGCACCCGATTGGCCGTGAGCGCGTGCGTCGCGCTGCTGGCCACTGCGTGCAGCCCGCCCACGATCAAAGCCGATCCCCGTGGTGGGGACGCCGGCACGGTCGCCGCGGGTGCGGCAGCGGTCCCGGGGCCCCGTCCCGATCCGCGCGTCGGAGCGGTGTTCCTGGGCAGCGATTCGGTGCACACCTGCAGTGGCGCGGTGCTCGATTCGCTCGCCGGGAATCTGATCATCACGGCCGCACACTGCCTGGATGCGTCGTTCGACGCGACATTCGCGCCCGGTTACCGCGGCGGTGTCCCCGGCGACTTCTGGCACATCGACGCGGTGTACCTGGATCCGCGCTGGGTGCGTGGCCAGGACCCGGCCGCCGACTTCGCGATCGCCCGGGTGAGCCACGGCGGCGCGGCCACGACCGAGACGCTGGAACATCGCGCCGGCGGCGGCTTCGTGCTCGGCACCGCGCCGGGCCCGGATGTTCCGATCACGGTGACGGGATACCCGCTGGGCGACGGCGGGGGCCAGGTCAGCTGTAGCGGGCCGACGTCACGCCCCGACCGCGGGTTCCCGGCGCTGCGCTGCCCGGGATTGGTGGACGGCACCAGCGGCTCGCCGTGGGTGTCTGCGGCCGAGGTCAGGGGAGTGGTCGGCGGCTTGCAGGGCGGTGGCTGCAGCGGCAACGACCTGTCGTACTCGTCGCCCTTCGATGTGCAGATCCAGGTGCTCTATCAGCGGGCCCAGGAGGGCGGACCCGCCGACCGTGCCACGGGCGCCCCCGACGACGGCTGCAGCAGCTAGACCTTGAACTGGTTCAGCGCCCGCAGCTTGTTCATCACGTCGAGCGCGGCGACCTTGTAGGCCTCGGAGAAGGTCGGGTAGTTGAAGACGGCGTCGACCAGGTACTCGACGGTCCCGCCGCAGCCCATCACGGCCTGGCCGATGTGGACGAGTTCGGTGGCGTTGGAGCCGAAGATGTGCACGCCGAGCAGCGTGAGGTCCTCGGTGGACACCAGGAGTTTGAGCATTCCGTACGAGTCGCCGGCGATCTGTCCGCGGGCCAGTTCCCGGTAGCGCGACACCCCGACCTCGTACGGAACCGCGCTGTCGGTGAGATCGACTTCGGTGGCGCCGACGTACGACACCTCGGGAATCGAGTAGATGCCGATCGGCTGCAGGTCGGTCATGCCCTTACAGGGCTCGCCGAAGGCGTGGTACCCCGCCAGCCGGCCCTGGTCCATCGAGGTCGCGGCCAGTGCCGGGAAGCCGATGACGTCGCCGACGGCGTAGATGTGGTCGACCTTGGTCTGGTAGTTGTCGTCGACGAAAATCCTTCCGCGACTGTCGATCTCGAGCCCGGCCTGGGCGACGTCGAGGTGCTCGGTCTGCCCCTGCCGGCCGGCCGAGTACATCACCGTCTCGGCGGGGATCTGCTTGCCGCTGGCGAGCGTGGTCAAGGTTCCGGCGGGACCCACGTCCACCGCGGTCACCTCTTCGCCGAAGCGGAACGTCACCGCGAGGTCGCGCAGGTGGAATTTGAGGGACTCGATGATCTCGGAATCGCAGAAGTCCAGCATCGTCGGGCGCTTCTCGATCACGGTCACCTTGGTGCCGAGTGCGGCGAACATGGACGCGTACTCGATACCGATGACGCCCGCGCCAACCACCACCATCGACTGCGGCAGACTCTTGAGGTCCAGGATCCCGTCGGAGTCCAGGACACGTTCTTCGTCGAACTTCACCCCGGCCGGCCGCACGGGCTTGGTACCGGTGGCGATGACGACATACCGCGCGCGGATGTTGACGTTCTCGTCGCGGGTGGGGTCCTCGATGACCAGGGTGTGCGGGTCGAGGAAGCGGCCGTGCCCTTCGAACAGCTCGACCCCGTTGCGCAGGAGCTGGTTACGGACCACGTCCTGTTCCCGGCCGATGACGTGCGTGGTGCGGCGCAGCAGATCGGCAGGGGTGATCCGTTCCTTCACCCGGTAACTGGAGCCGTACAGTTCGCGCTGGCTCATCCCCGTGAGGTAGACGACCGCCTCACGCAACGTCTTGGACGGGATGGTCCCGGTGTTCACGCAGACGCCGCCGAGCATGCGTCCACGCTCGATGACTGCGACGGATTTTCCCAGCTTGGCGGCGGCGATCGCGGCCTTCTGCCCACCGGGGCCGGATCCGATGACGACGAGGTCGAACTCCTGCGTGGAACCCATGACAGCCAGGTTGGCACGGCGCGGGTGATCACGCAGCCCGATCACCGGCGAACTTTGCGGAAACACCTCGAGTGGGGCCCGTTATCCACAGATCCGAGTTCATCCACAGACCCGCCCGCCCACTGCGTCGGCCGCCGATTCCTGACGGACCGTGCTGCCACCTTCAGGCCATGACAACTTTCAGCTCATTCGATTTTCAACTGAACCGGCCCGGCGCACTGATCGCGGCAGTGCCCGCGGTCCTGGGGTTCGCGCCGGAGAAGTCACTGGTCCTCGTCACCATCATCGGCGGCGAGATGGGCGCGGTCCTGCGCGTGGACCTCTCGGAAGGATTCTTCGAGGCCTTGCCCGACGCCCTCGGCCATCTCGCGGACATGGCTGCCGCGGCGGATGCGGACGCGGCCATCGGGGTGATCGTCGACGAACACAGCGTCGACTGCCCGATGTGCGCGGACATGTACCGCGACGTCAGCGACGAACTCGAGGAGGCGCTGGCCGACCACGGCATCGAGCTGTTCGCGGTGCACGTCGTCGACCGGGTGGCGGCTGGTGGCCGGTGGCAGTGCGCCGACGGCTGCGGGAACGCCGGCGTTGTCGAGGACCCCGAATCGTCGCCCGTCACCATGGCCGCGGTGCTCGACGGCCGGCGTCTCTACGCCCGGCGCGCGGACCTCGTCGAGGTCGTCGCCGTCACCGACGCCCGGCGTGCCGAAGCGTTGCGGCCGGCGATCGAAAAGCGTGCTGCCGCAGTGGATTACCGTGGCCGCCCCGACGCCGAGGCGCGCGCCGATATCGAGCACGCGGTGGCGTGTGCGACCGGGTCTCCGGACGGCTCGCCCTTACCCGACGACGACGCGGTGCGCCTGGCGTGTGCGGTGACGGATTCGCGGGTGCGGGACACGCTGTACGCCTTGGCGGTCGGTGAGCGCGCGGCCGCGGCCGAGTCGGTCTGGGCCTCGCTGACCCGCACCCTGCCCGCGCCGTGGCGGGTGGAGGCGTTGGTGTTGCTCGCGTTCAGCGCGTATGCCCGTGGCGACGGACCGCTCGCCGGGGTGGCATTGCAGGCCGCGCTGGACGTCGACAGCGGGCACCGGATGGCGGGCATGCTCGATGCCGCGCTGCAATCCGGCATGAGGCCGGACCGGATTCGCGAGTTGGCGCTGACGGGCTACAAGCTGGCCGAGCGTCTCGGCGTGCAGATGCCGCCACGCCGCATCTTCGGCAGGTCGGCGTGAGCCTCGTGGGCGCCCGGGTCAGACCTTCTC encodes the following:
- a CDS encoding trypsin-like serine peptidase, whose product is MVHQVLLVQLVSGKIGQMLGTRLAVSACVALLATACSPPTIKADPRGGDAGTVAAGAAAVPGPRPDPRVGAVFLGSDSVHTCSGAVLDSLAGNLIITAAHCLDASFDATFAPGYRGGVPGDFWHIDAVYLDPRWVRGQDPAADFAIARVSHGGAATTETLEHRAGGGFVLGTAPGPDVPITVTGYPLGDGGGQVSCSGPTSRPDRGFPALRCPGLVDGTSGSPWVSAAEVRGVVGGLQGGGCSGNDLSYSSPFDVQIQVLYQRAQEGGPADRATGAPDDGCSS
- a CDS encoding proteasome assembly chaperone family protein — encoded protein: MYELEFPAPQLSAADGRGPVMVHALEGFSDAGHAIRLAAEHLKNTLDTELVASFAIDELLDYRSRRPLMTFTTDHFTKYDDPELNLYALHDTAGTPFLLLAGMEPDLRWERFITAVRLLSERLGVRQVIGLGAIPMAVPHTRPVTMTAHAGNKELIADHTPWVGEVQVPASVSNLLEYRLIQHGHEALGFTVHVPHYLAQTAYPPAAEALLGEVSRIASLQIPLHELSEAGAEVYTKISEQVEASAEVAQVVSALEQQYDSFVAAQENRSLLARDEELPSGDELGAQFEQFLAEQSGDGFSDPQAGDDGTVGD
- a CDS encoding DUF4192 domain-containing protein → MTTFSSFDFQLNRPGALIAAVPAVLGFAPEKSLVLVTIIGGEMGAVLRVDLSEGFFEALPDALGHLADMAAAADADAAIGVIVDEHSVDCPMCADMYRDVSDELEEALADHGIELFAVHVVDRVAAGGRWQCADGCGNAGVVEDPESSPVTMAAVLDGRRLYARRADLVEVVAVTDARRAEALRPAIEKRAAAVDYRGRPDAEARADIEHAVACATGSPDGSPLPDDDAVRLACAVTDSRVRDTLYALAVGERAAAAESVWASLTRTLPAPWRVEALVLLAFSAYARGDGPLAGVALQAALDVDSGHRMAGMLDAALQSGMRPDRIRELALTGYKLAERLGVQMPPRRIFGRSA
- the sthA gene encoding Si-specific NAD(P)(+) transhydrogenase; this encodes MGSTQEFDLVVIGSGPGGQKAAIAAAKLGKSVAVIERGRMLGGVCVNTGTIPSKTLREAVVYLTGMSQRELYGSSYRVKERITPADLLRRTTHVIGREQDVVRNQLLRNGVELFEGHGRFLDPHTLVIEDPTRDENVNIRARYVVIATGTKPVRPAGVKFDEERVLDSDGILDLKSLPQSMVVVGAGVIGIEYASMFAALGTKVTVIEKRPTMLDFCDSEIIESLKFHLRDLAVTFRFGEEVTAVDVGPAGTLTTLASGKQIPAETVMYSAGRQGQTEHLDVAQAGLEIDSRGRIFVDDNYQTKVDHIYAVGDVIGFPALAATSMDQGRLAGYHAFGEPCKGMTDLQPIGIYSIPEVSYVGATEVDLTDSAVPYEVGVSRYRELARGQIAGDSYGMLKLLVSTEDLTLLGVHIFGSNATELVHIGQAVMGCGGTVEYLVDAVFNYPTFSEAYKVAALDVMNKLRALNQFKV